From the genome of Aspergillus chevalieri M1 DNA, chromosome 8, nearly complete sequence, one region includes:
- a CDS encoding SHNi-TPR domain-containing protein (COG:B,D;~EggNog:ENOG410PHY4;~InterPro:IPR011990,IPR019544;~PFAM:PF10516;~go_function: GO:0005515 - protein binding [Evidence IEA]) — protein MTDTARPESNTAPMTNSAEEQRTRLGELVTRAAAKDAIKDYNAAAELYSEATELQAELNGEMSLDNADLLFAYGKALYNVAVSKSDVLGAKVAGEPHAQSNAGATESSTSVGSTSASDNLIQSAVANGMAKKEAGANEKEQFEKKQNTPFFQFAGDENFDESEEEEEDEGAQAGAGDEDDDDFANAFEVLDLARVLYRKKLSAAEESDGKGKSTKMSSDVKQLKERLADTYDLQAEISLEGERFLDAVTDLRTALDLRLALFPVEDPAVAECHYKLSLALEFGAVSKTEESDEQDSHSRSKVHGDMRKEAADQMEKAIESCQARIAQEQRRLDNGDAADEDKAAAMKRKIDNVKEIVADMEQRLIDLRRPPVSIEEQERSDEAVLKGILGQIVGQSTAEQTARLDAATKDATDLSAFVKRKPASGQSSQKPGSSNKRPVEQSVQGNDVKRVRVSDDNDEES, from the exons ATGACTGATACTGCTCGGCCGGAGTCGAATACGGCTCCTATGACGAACAGCGCCGAAGAGCAACGAACGCGGTTGGGAGAATTGGTTACTCGAGCTGCTGCGAAAGATGCCATCAAAGATTACAATGCAGCTGCTGAGCTTTACTCCGAGGCTACAGAGCTCCAAGCGGAATTGAACGGGGAAATGTCACTTGATAATGCAGACCTACTGTTCGCTTACGGCAAAGCGCTATATAATGTTGCTGTCAGCAAAAGCGATGTGCTTGGGGCTAAAGTGGCGGGCGAGCCACATGCGCAGTCAAATGCTGGAGCTACCGAAAGTTCTACATCTGTTGGATCGACGTCAGCAAGTGACAACCTTATCCAAAGCGCCGTGGCAAATGGCATGGCTAAGAAGGAAGCCGGTGCTAATGAAAAAGAGCAATTTGAGAAGAAACAAAATACGCCATTCTTCCAGTTTGCTGGCGACGAGAACTTTGACGAgtcggaagaggaagaggaagatgaaggcGCACAGGCCGGTGCTGGCGatgaggacgatgatgactTTGCAAACGCTTTTGAGGTGCTCGATCTCGCCCGTGTACTCTACCGGAAGAAATTGAGTGCAGCGGAAGAAAGTGACGGCAAGGGAAAGTCAACGAAAATGTCGTCCGACGTTAAACAGCTTAAAGAACGCCTTGCGGATACGTACGACTTGCAGGCTGAAATTTCGCTTGAAGGAGAGAGATTTCTGGACGCCGTCACAGATCTCAGAACGGCGCTTGATTTGAGGCTGGCCTTATTTCCGGTGGAGGATCCTGCCGTCGCTGAATGCCATTACAAACTTTCTCTTGCCTTGGAATTCGGCGCCGTCAGTAAGACGGAAGAATCCGATGAACAAGATAGCCATAGCCGAAGCAAAGTGCATGGAGATATGAGAAAGGAGGCGGCGGACCAAATGGAGAAAGCCATTGAAAGTTGTCAGGCTCGGATTGCTCAAGAACAAAGGAGATTGGACAATGGTGATGCCGCAGATGAGGACAAAGCAGCAGCGATGAAAAGAAAGATTGATAATGTGAAGGAGATAGTCGCAGACATGGAGCAAAGG CTCATTGATCTCCGGCGTCCACCGGTGTCaattgaagaacaagaacgGAGTGACGAGGCTGTTCTCAAAGGCATCCTCGGTCAAATTGTAGGCCAATCTACTGCTGAACAGACAGCGCGGTTGGATGCGGCGACCAAGGACGCAACGGACTTGTCCGCGTTTGTTAAACGAAAACCCGCGAGTGGCCAGTCTTCTCAGAAACCGGGTTCCAGCAATAAGCGGCCTGTTGAGCAATCTGTTCAGGGTAATGACGTGAAACGGGTGCGAGTGAGCGATGATAACGATGAAGAATCTTAG